The following proteins are co-located in the Bos indicus isolate NIAB-ARS_2022 breed Sahiwal x Tharparkar chromosome 8, NIAB-ARS_B.indTharparkar_mat_pri_1.0, whole genome shotgun sequence genome:
- the LOC109575271 gene encoding thymosin beta-4, with product MSDKPDMAEIEKFDKSKLKKTETQEKNPLPSKETIEQEKQAGES from the coding sequence ATGTCTGACAAACCCGATATGGCTGAGATTGAGAAGTTCGATAAGTCGAAATTGAAGAAAACGGAAACGCAAGAGAAAAATCCACTGCCTTCGAAAGAAACGATTGAACAGGAGAAGCAAGCAGGCGAGTCGTAA